The Bacteroides sp. AN502(2024) DNA segment GAAATTGAGTTTGCCGGACGCTATACTGATGCCAAAATGATCTGTATTACAGGTTCTAACGGGAAGACAACAACGACTTCCCTGATCTATCATATTTTCAAAAGCGCAGGTCTGAACGTAGGATTGGCAGGCAACATCGGCAAAAGCCTTGCGTTGCAGGTAGCCGAGGATTACCATGACTATTATATTATCGAACTTAGCTCTTTCCAACTGGATAATATGTATAACTTCCGTGCGAACATCGCTGTATTGATGAACATCACTCCGGACCATCTTGATCGCTACGGTCATTGTATGCAGAATTACATCGATGCCAAATTCCGCATCACCCAAAACCAAACTCCGGACGATGCCTTCATCTTCTGGAATGACGACCCGATCATCAAACAGGAACTGGCGAAACATGGTCTGAAAGCCCATCTGTATCCTTTCGCCGCAGTAAAAGAAGACGGAGCCATCGCATACGTAGAAGATAACGAAGTGAAAATCACCGAACCGATTGCCTTCAACATGGAACAGGAGGAACTGGCCCTGACAGGTCAGCATAACCTGTACAACTCTTTAGCCGCCGGTATATCGGCAAACCTTGCCGGCATCACCAAAGAAAATATCCGAAAAGCCCTCTCTGACTTCAAGGGAGTGGAACATCGGTTGGAAAAGGTGGCACGTGTACGCGGAATTGATTTTATCAACGACTCTAAAGCCACGAATGTCAACTCCTGCTGGTATGCCCTGCAAAGCATGACTACCCAAACGGTATTGATTCTCGGTGGTAAAGATAAAGGAAACGACTATACCGAAATTGAAGACCTGATACGCAAAAAGTGTTCAGCATTGGTATATCTAGGACTCCATAACGAAAAGCTTCACGAGTTCTTCGACCGTTTCGGCCTGCCGGTAGCCGATGTGCAAACCGGCATGAAAGATGCCGTAGAAGCAGCCTACAAATTGGCAAAGAAAGGTGAAACGGTATTATTGAGTCCTTGCTGCGCT contains these protein-coding regions:
- the murD gene encoding UDP-N-acetylmuramoyl-L-alanine--D-glutamate ligase, which produces MKRIVILGAGESGAGAAVLAKVKGFETFVSDMSAIKDKYKELLDNHHIAWEEGHHTEELILNADEVIKSPGIPNDAPIILKLKAQGTPIISEIEFAGRYTDAKMICITGSNGKTTTTSLIYHIFKSAGLNVGLAGNIGKSLALQVAEDYHDYYIIELSSFQLDNMYNFRANIAVLMNITPDHLDRYGHCMQNYIDAKFRITQNQTPDDAFIFWNDDPIIKQELAKHGLKAHLYPFAAVKEDGAIAYVEDNEVKITEPIAFNMEQEELALTGQHNLYNSLAAGISANLAGITKENIRKALSDFKGVEHRLEKVARVRGIDFINDSKATNVNSCWYALQSMTTQTVLILGGKDKGNDYTEIEDLIRKKCSALVYLGLHNEKLHEFFDRFGLPVADVQTGMKDAVEAAYKLAKKGETVLLSPCCASFDLFKSYEDRGNQFKECVRAL